The sequence GAAGGCTGGATCGCGGGCCTGCAACTGGCGGCGCTCTCGATGCGCGGGCGAACCGATCTTCCGGCCTTCGTTCGGGCATTTTCCGGAGACAACCGGTACATCATCGACTATCTGGCCGAAGAGGTGTTGCAGCGGCAACCCGAGCCTGTGCGCCAGTTTCTGCTTCAGACCGCCATTCTGGAGCGGCTGAGCGGCCCGCTGTGCGACGCCGTGACCGGTCAGACGCAGGGCAGCGCCCAGTTGCAGGCCCTGGAGCGCGGAAATTTCTTTGTCGTGGCGCTCGACGATCAGCGCGAGTGGTACCGGTATCATCATCTCTTCGGCGACGTGCTCGCGCTGCATCTGAAGGCCGAGCAGCCTGCTCGGGTCGCCGCGCTGCATGGGCGTGCCAGCGTGTGGTTCGAGCAGCAGGGGCTGGCCCACGACGCGGTGCGTCACGCCCTGGCTGCCGACGATGCCGAGCGGGCGGCCACGCTGATCGAACGGCTGATGCCACAGCTGCGGCGAAGTCGGGAGGAGGCCGCGCTGCTGAACTGGCTGCGCGTCCTTCCCGAACCGCTGCTGCGTGCCCGGCCCGTCCTGAGCGTGTATTACGCCGGAGCGCTGCTGGTCAGTGGCAGGATCCGCGAGGCGCAGACCCGGCTGAAGGACGCTGAACGGTGGCTCGGCGCTGAGCCAGACGGCGTTGAGGGCGGGCCGCTTCCGGCTACCGAGATGGTGGTGGTGGACGAACAGGAATTCAGTGTGCTCGCCGCTTCCATCGCCATTTACCGTGCCGGAATAGCCTTGGCGCTGGGCGACCTGACTGGCACGATAAGAGCCGCGCAGCAGGTGCTGAAGCTCGTGCCAGCCGATGACCATCTGCGGCGCGGATCGGCCAGAGGGTTTCTCGGAATCGCGGCCTGGACACGCGGAGAGCTTGAACAGGCAGAGCAGTCGTATACCGAATGCGTCGCACTGGTGCAGAAAGCCGAGTATCTGTCAGACGCGCTCGGGTGTGCCGCAGCGCTGGCCGATCTTCAGCGCGAGCGGGGCCGGTTGCGCGGGGCCATGCACACGTATGAACGCGGCCTGCATCTGGCGACCACTGACCTGACGGGGGCGGTGGTGCGGGGAGCGGCAGACATGCAGGTGGGCATGAGTGAGCTTCAGCTGGAGAGGGGAGACGTGAAGGCCGCTGCTCAGCACCTGCGAGACAGCAAAACCCTGGGTGAATTCGCCGGGCTGCCGCCGTTTCAGTTTCGCTGGTGTCTGGCTCAGGCGCGAGTGCAGTGGGCGCTGGGCGAGTTGGACGCGGCGCTGAAGCTGTTTGATGAGGCCGAGCAGCACGCTGTCCTCGACTTCCTGCCGGTGGTGCGTCCGGTGGCGGCCCTGAGGGTCCGGGTGTGGACCGCGCAGGGACGGCTGAACGAGGCGCTCGGCTGGGTGAACGGGCGCGGTCTGTCGGTGCATGGCGACCCCGGATACCTGAACGAGTTCGAGTATCTGACGTTGGCCCGGGTGCTGCTGGCACAGGCCAGGGCTAACCCGACCGAGTCAGCGCTGCTGGAACTGCACAGCCTGCTGGAGCGGCTGCTCCGGGGGGCGGAAGCGGGCGGCAGAATACCGGGCGTCATCGAGAGTCTGCTGCTTCAGGCGCTCGCCCTTCAGGTGCAGGGAACCATTCAGCAGGCGCTCGTGCCGCTGCTCCGCGCCCTGCATCTGGCCCAGCCGGAAGGGTACGTCCGACTGATCGTGGATGAAGGGGCACCGATGGCGGCGCTGCTGCGGCACGCGGCGAAACGTGCGTCTCCTCTGACACCGTATCTTCAGCACCTGCTGACGGCCTGTGGTGAGCGCGTGGGTGATGCCGTCCCGCCGGTGGCGCAGCAGCCGGGCGATCCTCTCAGCGCACGGGAACTGGACGTGCTGAGGAGGCTGGGCAGCGAGCTGGATGGCCCCTCGCTGGCCCGCGAACTGCACGTGTCGCTCAATACCCTGCGGACGCACACCCGGAACATCTACAGCAAACTCGGGGTCAACAGCCGCCGCGCTGCCGTTCGCCGCGCTCAGGAACTCGGACTGGCGTAGAAAAACACCAGTGCAGCTGTTCCTGAGGACGAAAAGAAGCGAACTCTGTTTCAAAAGCGGCAAGGCTCCTGAGACTGGCACCGGGCCGCTCACCACATCTGGTGATGACAGCTCACCACACGGACGCCTATGGTCTGGAGGCAGGAACGAACGCGGGCAGCGCCGCAGACGCTGAGAGCCAGGAGGCGCAGCATGGAGACAGCACCGAGCAGCACCTACACGAACAAAGAACGCAGATGGTACGAAATTTGTCTCGGGGGCCGCCTGCATGAGCGGTGGGCGGAGCGCTTCGGCGGGCTGACGATGATCTCAGCACAGGACGGCACCACCACCCTGACAGGGCCGGTGATCGATCAGGCAGCGCTGCACGGTCTGCTGCGGCAGGTACGCGACCTGGGATTGCCGCTGTTGCTGGTCAGGCGGCTGGAATGCCGGGAGAGCGGCAGCGCAGACGCCTCTGTCAGCGAAGACGCCCGGCAGACGCCTTCCTGCTGACCGTCAGCGGCACAAGCTCGACACCACCTTCCTGGCGGGCCGTTCGCGTCAACACATCTTCCCGCCGCTGCCGAAGCAACGTCAGCTCGGGGAACAACCGATCAAGGAGCACACCATGACCATCACCACCGCCCACCTTCTCCGCTGGACGGGCCTCGCAGCCCTGATTGCGGGCGTCACCTTCGCAGGCATTCAGCCGATTCATCCGCCTGACGTGCTCGCCTCTGTCACCACCAGCGCCTGGGCTATTATCACGCCGATCAAGACGGTCATGGCGATGCTTTTTCTGATCGGAATAACAGGCCTGTACGCCCGGCAACTGCATAAAGTCGGCTGGCTGGGCCTGACCGGGTATCTGCTGCTCAGCGTCTTCTGGGCGCTTCAGACAGCCCTGATCTTCGCAGAAACGGTGCTGATTCCTCCGCTGGCAAGCGTCGCCCCGGCCTTTGTGGAGGGCTTTCTGGGCCTTGTCAATGGGCACCCCACCGGGATTGATCTGGGGGCTCTTCCCGCAGTCTGGGCGCTGACCGGGATCGTGTACGTGCTCGGAGGGCTGCTGTTCGGGATCGCCACCTTTCGCGCGGGTATCCTGCCGCGCT comes from Deinococcus ruber and encodes:
- a CDS encoding LuxR C-terminal-related transcriptional regulator gives rise to the protein MSAGLHRRLTLVSAPVGFGKTTLLSEWATDSGRRPAWLSLDAADSDPARFLLYLVAALQTVVPDIGREVVGALQAAAPPPAEVLLTALLNEVAALSTPVLLVLDDYHLLDAAPVDHALSFLIDHLPPTLHVAVATREDPRFPLARWRAQGQLTEVRASDLRFTAAEAAEFLGQLIGPELSEPDIVALEERTEGWIAGLQLAALSMRGRTDLPAFVRAFSGDNRYIIDYLAEEVLQRQPEPVRQFLLQTAILERLSGPLCDAVTGQTQGSAQLQALERGNFFVVALDDQREWYRYHHLFGDVLALHLKAEQPARVAALHGRASVWFEQQGLAHDAVRHALAADDAERAATLIERLMPQLRRSREEAALLNWLRVLPEPLLRARPVLSVYYAGALLVSGRIREAQTRLKDAERWLGAEPDGVEGGPLPATEMVVVDEQEFSVLAASIAIYRAGIALALGDLTGTIRAAQQVLKLVPADDHLRRGSARGFLGIAAWTRGELEQAEQSYTECVALVQKAEYLSDALGCAAALADLQRERGRLRGAMHTYERGLHLATTDLTGAVVRGAADMQVGMSELQLERGDVKAAAQHLRDSKTLGEFAGLPPFQFRWCLAQARVQWALGELDAALKLFDEAEQHAVLDFLPVVRPVAALRVRVWTAQGRLNEALGWVNGRGLSVHGDPGYLNEFEYLTLARVLLAQARANPTESALLELHSLLERLLRGAEAGGRIPGVIESLLLQALALQVQGTIQQALVPLLRALHLAQPEGYVRLIVDEGAPMAALLRHAAKRASPLTPYLQHLLTACGERVGDAVPPVAQQPGDPLSARELDVLRRLGSELDGPSLARELHVSLNTLRTHTRNIYSKLGVNSRRAAVRRAQELGLA